The following proteins come from a genomic window of Miscanthus floridulus cultivar M001 chromosome 2, ASM1932011v1, whole genome shotgun sequence:
- the LOC136536183 gene encoding uncharacterized protein has product MAYLFSTAMANPFDLNVRVEEDDDDNLPFDLDEAILEDHTTYGFDLNLPLDEFGAIDFDYLQNHAVEAPVEEQVEEPHRKKEMSEELRKQVYQTLLARSNSGKLGKKDIAFVAAQFGLYIRSVQRLWKRGKIQLANSVPVVVSSLKKGKVGRKTIPVDLEALRNIPLKERMIIDDVCMKLNMSKWKIQKYLKKGLLRRHSSSIKPYLTEANKRSRLKWCVDMIKRDLLDDPRFKDLFDFVFIDEKWFYLSQKSEKYYLLPEEDDPHRTCKNKNYIPRLMFLCVCARPRFRDENCIFDGRIGCFPLVTYEPAMRGNERIDRVRGDLVMKPMTSITRDVIRDFMINQVLPAIRAKWLREDVGKPIFIQQDNAPSHLKLDDSLFCEAVKQEGFDIRLICQPPNSPDFNILDLGFFELFNQFNTRRMQKQ; this is encoded by the exons ATGGCTTACCTCTTCTCCACTGCAATGGCTAATCCATTCGATTTGAACGTTCGTGTAGAAGAAGATGACGACGACAATCTTCCATTTGATCTCGATGAGGCAATATTGGAGGATCACACCACATATG GGTTTGATTTGAACTTGCCACTGGATGAGTTTGGTGCGATTGATTTCGATTATCTACAAAAC CATGCTGTGGAGGCTCCCGTTGAAGAACAAGTTGAAGAACCCCACCGAAAAAAAGAAATGTCTGAAGAGCTCCGAAAACAAGTTTATCAGACTTTGTTGGCTAGAAGCAACAGTGGAAAATTAGGCAAGAAAGATATTGCATTTGTTGCTGCTCAATTTGGTCTTTATATTCGGTCAGTTCAGCGATTATGGAAGCGAGGTAAAATACAACTTGCAAACTCAGTTCCGGTTGTGGTTTCTAGTCTAAAGAAGGGCAAAGTTGGTCGTAAGACAATCCCTGTTGATTTGGAAGCATTGCGAAACATTCCTCTAAAGGAAAGAATGATTATAGACGATGTGTGCATGAAACTAAACATGAGCAAATGGAAGATTCAAAAGTATTTGAAAAAAGGTTTGCTTAGGCGccactctagtagcatcaaaCCATATCTCACTGAAGCTAACAAGAGGTCTAGGTTAAAGTGGTGTGTTGACATGATTAAGAGGGATTTGCTTGATGATCCAAGGTTTAaggatttgtttgactttgtgttcattgatgaaaaATGGTTCTACCTATCTCAAAAatctgaaaaatattatttgcttCCCGAAGAAGATGATCCCCATCGAACTTGTAAGAACAAGAATTACATCCCTAGGctcatgttcttgtgtgtttgTGCTCGGCCAAGGTTTAGGGATGAGAATTGTATTTTTGATGGTAGGATTGGTTGTTTTCCACTTGTTACTTATGAACCGGCTATGAGAGGTAATGAGAGAATCGACCGTGTCCGTGGAGACTTGGTTATGAAGCCCATGACTTCGATCACTAGAGACGTGATTAGAGATTTTATGATCAACCAAGTGTTGCCTGCCATTCGAGCTAAATGGCTAAGAGAAGATGTGGGCAAACCAATCTTCATTCAACAGGATAATGCACCTTCCCACTTAAAATTGGATGATTCGCTTTTTTGTGAGGCTGTTAAGCAAGAAGGATTCGATATTCGCCTAATTTGTCAACCACCCAACTCTCCTGATTTCAACATTCTTGATTTGGGTTTTTTCGAGCTATTCAATCAATTCAATACaagaagaatgcaaaaacaatag
- the LOC136538138 gene encoding 1-aminocyclopropane-1-carboxylate synthase 1-like, with protein MVSMMIADEKPQPQLLSKKAACNSHGQDSSYFLGWEEYEKNPYDPVANPGGIIQMGLAENQLSFDLLEAWLEANPDALGLRRGGASVFRELALFQDYHGMPAFKNALARFMSEQRGYRVTFDPSNIVLTAGATSADEALMFCLADHGDAFLIPTPYYPGFDRDLKWRTGAEIVPVHCTSSNGFRVTRAALDDAYRRAQKQRLRVKGVLITNPSNPLGTTSPRADLEMLVDFVASKGIHLVSDEIYSGTAFAEPGFVSVLEVVAARRCGNAATDDDGLSERVHVVYSLSKDLGLPGFRVGAIYSSNAGVVSAATKMSSFGLVSSQTQHLLASLLGDRDFTRRYLAENTRRIKARRDQLAEGLAAIGGIECLESNAGLFCWVNMRGLMRNAPSFEGEMELWKKVVFEVGLNISPGSSCHCREPGWFRVCFANMSAKTLDVALQRLAAFAEATVVVEGRGPAARRVLGPARSMSLPIRFSWANRLTPASAADRKAER; from the exons ATGGTGAGCATGATGATCGCCGACGAGAAGCCGCAGCCGCAGCTGCTGTCCAAGAAGGCCGCCTGCAACAGCCACGGGCAGGACTCGTCCTACTTCCTGGGGTGGGAGGAGTACGAGAAGAACCCATACGACCCCGTGGCCAACCCCGGCGGCATCATCCAGATGGGCCTCGCCGAGAACCAGCTATCCTTCGACCTGCTGGAGGCGTGGCTGGAGGCCAACCCGGACGCGCTCGGCCTCCGCCGGGGAGGCGCCTCCGTCTTCCGCGAGCTCGCGCTCTTCCAGGACTACCACGGCATGCCGGCCTTCAAGAAT GCATTGGCGAGGTTCATGTCGGAGCAACGTGGGTACAGGGTGACCTTCGACCCCAGCAACATCGTGCTCACCGCCGGCGCCACCTCGGCCGACGAGGCGCTCATGTTCTGCCTCGCCGACCACGGAGACGCCTTTCTCATCCCCACGCCATACTACCCAGG GTTCGACCGTGACCTCAAGTGGCGCACCGGCGCCGAGATCGTCCCCGTGCACTGCACGAGCTCCAACGGCTTCCGGGTGACGCGCGCCGCCCTGGACGACGCGTACCGGCGCGCCCAGAAGCAGAGGCTGCGCGTCAAGGGCGTGCTCATCACCAACCCTTCCAACCCGCTGGGCACCACGTCCCCGCGCGCCGACCTGGAGATGCTGGTCGACTTCGTGGCCTCTAAGGGCATCCACCTGGTGAGCGACGAGATCTACTCCGGCACGGCCTTCGCGGAGCCGGGCTTCGTGAGCGTCCTCGAGGTGGTGGCCGCGCGCCGCTGCGGGAACGCCGCCACGGACGACGACGGGCTGTCGGAGCGCGTGCACGTGGTGTACAGCCTGTCCAAGGACCTGGGCCTCCCGGGTTTCCGCGTGGGCGCCATCTACTCCTCCAACGCCGGCGTCGTCTCCGCGGCCACCAAGATGTCGAGCTTCGGCCTGGTGTCCTCCCAGACGCAGCACCTCCTGGCGTCGCTCCTGGGCGACAGGGACTTCACCCGTCGGTACCTCGCCGAGAACACGCGGCGGATCAAGGCGCGCCGCGACCAGCTGGCGGAGGGCCTGGCCGCGATCGGCGGCATCGAGTGCCTGGAGAGCAACGCGGGGCTCTTCTGCTGGGTCAACATGCGCGGGCTGATGCGGAACGCCCCGTCGTTCGAGGGCGAGATGGAGCTGTGGAAGAAGGTGGTGTTCGAGGTCGGCCTCAACATCTCCCCGGGATCCTCCTGCCACTGCCGCGAGCCCGGGTGGTTCCGCGTCTGCTTCGCCAACATGtccgccaagacgctcgacgtcGCGCTCCAGCGCCTGGCCGCCTTCGCGGAGGCCACCGTCGTCGTCGAGGGCCGGGGCCCCGCCGCGCGCCGCGTGCTCGGGCCCGCCAGGAGCATGAGCCTCCCGATCCGATTCAGCTGGGCCAACCGCCTCACCCCGGCCTCCGCCGCCGACCGGAAGGCCGAGCGGTAG